A stretch of Aureispira sp. CCB-E DNA encodes these proteins:
- a CDS encoding 2OG-Fe(II) oxygenase, whose protein sequence is MKVKRLSDEVFEIENFLSKEECNHWIEFSEKKGYEVAKINMGFRSQVVNTGIRNNERVIYNSLDLANQLWEKIKIFVVSETKYAKACGLNERFRFYKYSPGQEFKRHQDGAYIRNTNERSEYTLIIYLNEEMIGGETEFTKLKIQPKTGTAIIFKHERVHSGNIITKGLKYVLRTDIIYKSKKNEI, encoded by the coding sequence ATGAAAGTAAAACGACTCTCTGACGAAGTATTTGAAATTGAAAATTTCTTATCAAAAGAAGAATGTAATCATTGGATTGAGTTCAGTGAAAAAAAGGGATATGAAGTCGCTAAAATCAATATGGGTTTTAGAAGTCAAGTAGTAAATACAGGAATTCGAAATAATGAACGAGTTATTTACAACAGTCTTGATTTAGCAAATCAGCTTTGGGAAAAAATTAAAATTTTCGTTGTTTCTGAAACTAAATATGCTAAAGCTTGTGGTCTAAATGAAAGATTTCGATTTTATAAATACTCTCCTGGTCAAGAATTTAAAAGACATCAAGACGGAGCATACATACGAAATACAAATGAACGGAGTGAATACACATTGATTATTTATCTAAATGAAGAAATGATTGGAGGCGAAACAGAGTTTACTAAATTAAAAATCCAGCCTAAAACTGGAACTGCTATTATATTTAAACATGAAAGAGTACACTCTGGAAACATTATCACTAAAGGATTAAAGTATGTTCTTAGAACAGATATTATATATAAAAGCAAAAAAAATGAAATTTAA
- a CDS encoding IS1 family transposase: MCSISIQIKCPHCHNSKVVKNGKKTTGRQNFLCKNCGKQFQAEYLYQGADPSMKAQLQSSLLHGSGIRDCYKIFGISPKTTLRFILEQGEKIKITPRQKKYKKVQIDELYSFVNQKGKKVWVFYVYAPETKEILAVTMGKRTKKQLRYLMTQLKCLDIEIEFYCTDAFKSFKEVLPYYQHIIGKSFTKDIEGINTLIRSKIARFHRRTTKFSKKLKYQWHLFKIFVFYFNELPSYI, translated from the coding sequence ATGTGTTCAATATCTATACAAATAAAATGTCCTCATTGCCACAATTCAAAGGTCGTTAAAAACGGGAAAAAAACCACAGGAAGACAAAACTTTCTGTGTAAGAATTGTGGCAAACAATTTCAAGCTGAATATTTATACCAAGGAGCAGATCCAAGTATGAAAGCCCAGCTACAAAGTTCTTTATTACATGGTAGTGGTATTAGAGATTGTTACAAAATATTTGGAATTAGTCCTAAAACTACTCTTCGATTTATACTAGAGCAAGGAGAAAAAATTAAAATTACTCCTAGACAAAAGAAGTATAAAAAAGTGCAAATTGATGAGTTATATTCCTTTGTGAATCAGAAAGGTAAAAAAGTGTGGGTTTTCTACGTTTACGCTCCTGAGACCAAAGAAATATTAGCTGTAACAATGGGCAAACGTACAAAAAAGCAACTTCGATATTTAATGACACAATTAAAGTGTCTAGATATAGAAATTGAATTTTACTGTACAGATGCTTTTAAGAGTTTTAAAGAGGTCTTACCTTATTATCAACATATTATTGGTAAATCTTTTACTAAAGATATTGAAGGTATTAATACTCTTATTCGCTCTAAAATTGCACGATTTCACCGAAGAACTACCAAGTTTTCTAAGAAACTTAAGTATCAATGGCATTTGTTTAAAATTTTTGTCTTTTATTTCAATGAACTTCCATCATACATTTAA
- a CDS encoding site-specific integrase, translated as MIHFSLVHNRKNKLRKNGTALIQIKAYLDGQNKFFSTGIYIPPTQWSKKLQRVVGHSNAIALNNEIRRQIDKMEMFALEQTKIQGSVSLEQLVVLSRYKNINSFTEFYEYEMTNSTTLAKETKKKQKTALNYWKRFRTDVKFSELTYNLIVEYDRFLHQHNLHINTIFTHHKQIRRYINLAIKLDMFDSNKNPYKKFSPKQVKTERTVLTQGEVTQLEQLSFSKDEFYLELIRDMFLFSCYTGLRFADVRSVKWENIEQNEKGGYVLKIMAQKTGKQLILPLYKLYGDKPTNIVEKYSFGAMAPSTHLFYEYSNQYYNRTLKVLAERADIHKSLTSHVARHTFATHLAGKVPIHILKAMLQHSDLATTMIYVHLSNNLINDALDGVDW; from the coding sequence ATGATTCATTTTTCGCTTGTGCACAACCGAAAAAACAAACTTCGTAAAAACGGAACTGCACTCATTCAGATCAAAGCTTATTTGGATGGACAAAACAAATTCTTCTCTACTGGTATTTACATTCCTCCTACTCAATGGAGCAAAAAGCTTCAGCGTGTTGTTGGACATTCCAATGCTATTGCACTAAACAACGAAATTAGGCGGCAAATTGATAAAATGGAAATGTTCGCCTTGGAGCAAACCAAAATACAAGGCTCTGTTTCCTTGGAGCAGCTCGTTGTCCTTAGTCGATATAAAAACATCAACTCCTTTACAGAGTTCTATGAGTATGAAATGACCAATAGCACTACTCTAGCTAAAGAAACTAAGAAGAAACAAAAGACAGCTCTCAATTATTGGAAACGTTTTAGAACGGATGTTAAATTTTCTGAATTAACTTATAACCTGATTGTTGAGTACGACCGTTTCTTGCATCAACACAATTTGCATATCAATACAATCTTTACCCACCACAAACAAATCAGGCGCTATATTAATTTGGCTATTAAATTGGATATGTTTGATAGCAATAAGAATCCTTATAAAAAATTTAGTCCGAAACAGGTCAAAACAGAACGAACCGTTTTGACTCAAGGAGAAGTGACACAGCTGGAGCAGCTCTCTTTTTCTAAAGATGAATTTTATCTGGAGTTGATTCGAGATATGTTTTTATTTTCTTGTTATACAGGTTTGCGCTTTGCAGATGTGCGCTCGGTCAAATGGGAAAACATTGAGCAGAATGAAAAAGGTGGCTATGTCTTAAAGATTATGGCACAAAAAACAGGCAAACAATTGATCTTGCCTTTGTACAAACTCTATGGGGATAAACCCACAAATATTGTCGAAAAATATTCCTTTGGTGCAATGGCTCCTAGTACCCATCTATTTTATGAGTACAGTAACCAGTACTATAATAGAACATTGAAAGTCTTGGCAGAACGGGCTGATATTCACAAGTCGCTCACAAGTCATGTAGCTCGACATACTTTTGCGACGCATTTGGCTGGTAAGGTGCCGATTCATATTTTAAAGGCAATGCTGCAGCATTCGGATTTGGCTACTACTATGATTTATGTGCATCTCTCGAATAATTTGATTAATGATGCTTTGGATGGGGTGGATTGGTAG
- a CDS encoding transposase: MELKTKHVTFSYLDRKRGTIGIERIRGEEFVLRFLQHVLPKRFTKIRHYGFLSTRSKSVDLPKIRRALKVNHPPAKKKWSARQIMITTQGKDPYLCPKCQLAELVVVAVFPSIRGSPPRFFSRDKKVRLL; the protein is encoded by the coding sequence TTGGAGCTAAAAACAAAGCATGTTACGTTTAGTTATCTGGATCGAAAAAGGGGAACAATAGGAATAGAACGAATAAGAGGGGAAGAATTTGTGCTTCGATTTTTACAACATGTACTCCCCAAACGATTTACAAAAATCAGGCATTATGGCTTTTTGTCTACAAGGAGTAAAAGTGTTGATTTACCAAAGATTAGAAGGGCATTGAAGGTAAACCATCCCCCTGCAAAAAAGAAATGGAGTGCTAGGCAAATCATGATTACAACGCAAGGTAAAGATCCCTATCTCTGTCCAAAATGTCAATTGGCAGAGCTGGTGGTGGTGGCAGTTTTTCCTAGTATTCGAGGATCCCCACCTCGTTTTTTTAGCAGGGATAAAAAAGTAAGATTGCTCTAA
- a CDS encoding GIY-YIG nuclease family protein, whose protein sequence is MKEHEKRMAELGKKMFNPPPKKNNNSQKKVVASFEAIKRNGVGFPSDELIRYYFHEYNVRNANYGLDTMPTSFNVAEAFFRYIDFDGFPLFEIKKEKDHIFYLSDFLNYVTSDDCPEDIDEIKNFTDEGVIYSFNNFDELDELTFQTEDKEDEYIISSVSLIRHKNEVSLLITAGKLITETDKELNMTLDSPYTDKGGLNDEYKELKGEEFELTKLPDYDDYWKTIVLTRIDLETKSIDVRYVSKEHNKGFVVATDDLSVFLNPDEELKEEKYRDIHENSIKKLDNCNALFELCNYFLHLPSYYSFHDDEIELERHPTKLIPKNGKRKLLDKTKKSEKRYLIRYRNIEAIQLEENSAPSQIVLQPSNLKFSTTGYWKQLTYGKMGVDKNDKPIHNRTWVTKRESWYESDNPKSLLHIKTFNDLQITDDLRKKYPNIGYIYVMRSAAHHKNVFKIGLASKSSQDRANSLSSSTSSPDKFHIVEEWLVSDCDKAEKEIHQTLDLYRYNPKREYFQLPYKEIRKVVDQIADKYEIAID, encoded by the coding sequence ATGAAAGAGCATGAAAAGAGAATGGCAGAATTAGGAAAAAAAATGTTTAATCCTCCACCTAAAAAAAATAATAATTCTCAAAAAAAAGTTGTTGCCTCTTTCGAAGCAATAAAAAGAAACGGTGTTGGATTTCCTTCCGATGAGTTAATAAGGTATTATTTTCATGAGTACAATGTCCGAAATGCAAATTATGGATTAGATACAATGCCTACATCCTTTAATGTTGCTGAAGCTTTTTTCCGATATATTGACTTTGATGGATTTCCCCTATTTGAAATAAAAAAAGAAAAAGATCATATTTTTTACCTAAGCGATTTTCTAAATTACGTTACATCAGATGATTGTCCTGAAGATATTGATGAAATAAAAAACTTTACGGATGAAGGAGTTATTTATAGTTTTAATAATTTCGATGAATTAGATGAGTTAACCTTTCAAACCGAAGACAAAGAGGATGAATATATTATAAGTTCCGTTTCTCTCATAAGACATAAAAATGAGGTATCTCTACTAATTACAGCTGGTAAATTAATTACTGAAACGGACAAAGAGCTTAATATGACTCTTGATAGCCCTTATACTGATAAAGGAGGTTTAAATGATGAATACAAAGAACTTAAAGGAGAAGAGTTTGAACTCACCAAGTTGCCTGATTATGATGACTATTGGAAAACGATTGTTCTAACAAGAATAGATCTTGAAACTAAAAGTATTGATGTTAGATATGTATCAAAAGAGCATAACAAAGGATTTGTTGTAGCTACTGATGACTTATCAGTATTCTTAAATCCTGATGAAGAATTAAAAGAAGAAAAATACAGAGACATTCACGAGAACAGTATCAAAAAACTCGATAACTGTAATGCCTTATTTGAATTATGTAATTATTTTCTGCACCTTCCCTCTTATTATAGCTTTCATGATGACGAGATAGAACTAGAACGTCACCCAACCAAACTCATCCCCAAGAATGGAAAAAGAAAGTTACTTGACAAAACAAAGAAATCTGAGAAAAGGTACTTAATTAGATATCGAAACATAGAAGCTATTCAGCTCGAAGAAAACTCTGCCCCTAGCCAAATTGTATTACAACCATCTAATCTAAAGTTCTCCACAACTGGTTATTGGAAACAACTAACGTATGGAAAGATGGGTGTTGACAAAAATGATAAACCTATTCATAACCGAACTTGGGTAACAAAGCGAGAATCTTGGTACGAAAGTGATAACCCCAAATCGTTATTACACATAAAGACATTTAATGATCTTCAAATAACAGATGATTTGCGAAAAAAATATCCTAACATCGGCTACATTTATGTAATGAGAAGTGCTGCACATCACAAAAACGTTTTTAAAATAGGATTAGCGTCCAAAAGTTCCCAAGATAGAGCCAATTCTCTTTCAAGTTCTACTAGTTCTCCTGATAAATTTCATATTGTGGAAGAATGGTTAGTTTCAGACTGTGATAAAGCTGAAAAAGAAATTCACCAAACATTGGATTTATACAGATATAATCCTAAAAGAGAATATTTCCAACTCCCCTACAAGGAAATCCGAAAAGTAGTTGATCAAATTGCTGATAAGTATGAAATAGCAATCGACTAA
- a CDS encoding DUF6985 domain-containing protein produces the protein MTIENLTEGEFGYFGATVNLKAWNNFLNGPKEIDIIFVNSEGDTIKNIMQKFSSTYGYIIKNQNSIQRDMLDFLLNEYPYQREDYRDFLGSNFKKLMPSINHIDEFSNLIGLSTIYFRPEIKDGIAYVGYQFYCAWDEEHGLGFITHKDETLDMGGATSAFNF, from the coding sequence ATGACAATAGAAAATTTAACAGAAGGAGAATTTGGTTATTTTGGAGCTACCGTAAATTTAAAAGCTTGGAATAATTTTCTAAATGGTCCCAAAGAAATTGATATAATCTTTGTAAATAGTGAAGGAGATACAATAAAAAATATTATGCAAAAATTCTCTAGTACCTATGGATACATTATAAAAAATCAAAATAGTATCCAAAGAGATATGCTAGATTTCTTGCTGAATGAATACCCTTATCAAAGAGAAGACTATAGAGACTTTCTTGGAAGTAATTTTAAAAAATTAATGCCATCAATAAACCATATTGATGAATTCTCTAATCTAATTGGTTTATCTACAATTTATTTTAGACCTGAAATAAAAGATGGAATAGCTTATGTAGGTTATCAATTTTATTGTGCTTGGGACGAAGAGCATGGTTTGGGGTTTATAACTCATAAAGATGAAACTTTGGATATGGGAGGAGCTACTAGCGCTTTTAATTTCTAA
- a CDS encoding helix-turn-helix domain-containing protein has translation MAINQRFKQLLEELKVNANQLAKELNISQPTIAKTLSGATLPSSKLFVPLLEKYPTVNLNWLISGKGEMFVDENPMSKEYLDRLADSLERENTMLRKEVNGLAEELDRIRKIVEALPDED, from the coding sequence ATGGCTATCAATCAGCGATTTAAACAATTATTAGAAGAGCTTAAGGTAAATGCTAATCAATTGGCAAAAGAGCTTAATATTTCACAACCTACAATTGCAAAAACATTGAGCGGTGCAACTTTGCCAAGCTCAAAGTTATTTGTTCCTCTACTAGAGAAATACCCTACTGTTAATTTAAATTGGTTAATTTCAGGAAAGGGAGAAATGTTTGTGGATGAAAATCCAATGAGTAAAGAATACTTGGATCGCTTGGCAGATAGTTTAGAAAGAGAAAATACGATGCTTAGAAAAGAAGTTAATGGACTAGCTGAAGAATTAGATCGGATCAGAAAAATAGTAGAAGCACTACCAGACGAGGATTAG
- a CDS encoding LPD1 domain-containing protein translates to MKIVDTLSPEGGSRAERWWEDQGFVELYQFFRKGAMEKRFYDKLKDVRTVHEVFQLRGYQFGNWVTHEDRFNYLAALGICLYDLNRVLRFKGNNLGLDKTLGIAFGARGVKGALAHYEPSTNIINLTRYYEENRFDEPTEKKVRFVFSGGVGSFAHEYGHFLDYFFGARVEANPKIYALSDGRSTDPRRITYDAAKMPMRYWMEEILEKAYWDKSKTADSSYVRRIRKAIPKQYLDYFLRRNEIFARLFEQYVGYKLQEMKIQNIFLTKTKYHAIQYMTPTELKTVVPLFDKLLLQMRKHF, encoded by the coding sequence ATGAAAATTGTAGATACTTTAAGTCCAGAAGGAGGCTCTAGAGCCGAACGATGGTGGGAAGATCAAGGTTTTGTAGAATTGTATCAATTCTTTCGAAAAGGAGCGATGGAAAAACGCTTTTATGACAAGCTCAAAGATGTTCGAACGGTGCACGAAGTCTTTCAATTGAGGGGCTATCAGTTTGGTAACTGGGTAACGCATGAAGACCGTTTTAATTATTTGGCTGCTTTAGGCATTTGTTTGTATGACTTAAATCGAGTGTTGCGATTCAAAGGAAACAACCTTGGTTTGGACAAAACTTTGGGCATTGCCTTTGGAGCCCGAGGGGTAAAGGGAGCTTTAGCCCATTATGAACCCTCTACCAATATTATCAATCTCACTCGTTACTACGAAGAGAACCGTTTTGATGAACCTACCGAGAAAAAAGTCCGCTTTGTCTTTTCGGGCGGGGTGGGATCCTTTGCACATGAGTATGGTCATTTCCTGGATTATTTTTTTGGCGCTAGGGTAGAGGCGAACCCCAAAATCTATGCGCTATCCGATGGTCGCTCGACAGATCCTAGACGCATCACTTACGATGCCGCTAAAATGCCCATGCGTTACTGGATGGAGGAGATTCTTGAAAAGGCGTATTGGGACAAGAGCAAAACAGCGGATTCTAGTTATGTGAGACGTATTCGAAAAGCAATTCCTAAACAATATCTAGATTACTTCTTGAGAAGAAATGAAATCTTTGCTCGGCTCTTTGAGCAGTACGTTGGTTACAAACTCCAGGAGATGAAGATTCAAAATATCTTTTTGACCAAAACGAAGTACCATGCTATCCAATATATGACACCTACTGAGTTAAAAACAGTGGTGCCTTTGTTTGATAAGTTGCTGCTGCAGATGCGGAAACATTTTTAG
- a CDS encoding PIN domain-containing protein gives MHHLTLDTNTWIYLANGREPVKLLTYLKEEVDKNNITLLLPKTIFEEWHRNKEKQVKKVGLKHFNNVKEALSNIQKLLGKKGERDIFSFLLNEDEDNDYFDDFVKKFNSKKKEIEDAITDNIKLIDDLFKHRNTKIIEIKEEIMLDAGKYALEKKAPFIHKNSFADAIILLSFIDYVETHSIKGAFFISYNTADFCEKKDGKVALHPHLKPLFEKSESKFYKIVGEAINTIEKDIISKEELEYIKELEAEREYEIHYCQLCDEMNGRLNEVYFGQPVELIDERVKAITDDPNQTKFEFAKNLPTPTPEPTHDKLEIGNCSWCNTEHFICACCGTLNAIWDGEYNGIKECEGCGQPYEFEYDRRNEETEYKLLDKTKPCAKCGDEIDIADDSDICSNCEFDYSYN, from the coding sequence ATGCATCATTTAACTCTTGATACTAACACATGGATTTACCTTGCAAATGGAAGAGAACCTGTTAAACTTCTTACCTATTTAAAAGAAGAAGTTGACAAAAATAATATTACTTTGCTTTTGCCAAAAACAATATTTGAGGAATGGCACAGAAATAAGGAGAAGCAGGTAAAAAAAGTTGGTCTAAAACACTTTAACAATGTAAAGGAAGCCCTTAGCAATATTCAAAAATTACTAGGAAAAAAAGGGGAAAGAGATATTTTTAGTTTTTTGTTAAATGAAGATGAGGATAACGATTATTTTGATGATTTTGTTAAAAAATTCAATTCCAAGAAAAAGGAAATTGAAGATGCCATTACTGATAATATCAAGCTAATTGATGATTTATTCAAGCACAGAAACACAAAAATAATTGAAATTAAGGAGGAAATCATGCTTGATGCAGGCAAATATGCGTTAGAAAAAAAAGCACCTTTTATTCATAAAAATAGCTTTGCCGATGCAATCATATTATTAAGTTTCATAGATTATGTAGAAACCCATTCGATAAAAGGGGCTTTCTTCATATCCTACAATACTGCCGATTTTTGTGAGAAAAAGGATGGTAAAGTTGCATTGCACCCTCACCTCAAACCTCTGTTTGAAAAATCCGAAAGCAAGTTTTATAAAATTGTAGGTGAAGCAATAAATACAATTGAAAAGGATATTATATCAAAAGAAGAACTTGAATATATCAAGGAATTAGAAGCGGAAAGAGAGTATGAAATTCACTATTGTCAATTGTGTGACGAAATGAATGGTAGATTAAATGAAGTATATTTTGGTCAACCTGTTGAATTAATTGATGAAAGAGTTAAGGCAATTACTGATGACCCCAATCAAACTAAATTTGAATTTGCGAAAAACCTACCAACTCCAACCCCAGAACCAACTCATGACAAACTTGAAATTGGTAATTGTAGTTGGTGTAATACTGAACATTTTATTTGTGCGTGTTGCGGAACTTTAAATGCTATTTGGGACGGTGAATACAATGGAATAAAAGAATGTGAAGGTTGTGGTCAACCCTACGAATTTGAATATGATAGAAGAAATGAGGAAACTGAATATAAATTATTAGATAAGACCAAACCATGTGCAAAATGTGGGGATGAAATAGATATTGCTGATGACTCAGACATCTGCTCAAATTGTGAATTCGATTACTCTTACAATTAA
- a CDS encoding helix-turn-helix domain-containing protein, whose translation MEDQNSRVDKMDEKLEKIYLLQLIETKDFLNTEETAYFLGFKPRTIRKLADEGKLDGFKYKKTGYLFFEKESLKAYQRNNLRHVSSFD comes from the coding sequence ATGGAGGATCAAAACAGTAGAGTAGATAAAATGGATGAGAAACTTGAAAAAATTTATCTACTACAGCTTATCGAAACGAAAGACTTCTTAAACACAGAGGAAACGGCATATTTCCTAGGTTTCAAACCTAGAACAATAAGAAAGCTTGCGGACGAGGGCAAACTAGATGGATTCAAATACAAAAAAACAGGCTATTTGTTTTTTGAAAAAGAATCCCTCAAAGCTTATCAGCGAAACAATTTAAGACATGTTTCATCTTTTGATTAA